Proteins encoded together in one Triticum dicoccoides isolate Atlit2015 ecotype Zavitan chromosome 7B, WEW_v2.0, whole genome shotgun sequence window:
- the LOC119337626 gene encoding uncharacterized protein LOC119337626, which translates to MASQAIEEHRSGADVHTELCEARAREFLVELGLPDGLLPLPSLVEVGYNRATGFVWLRQGQSGGLTHTFDAIGKQVWYAPEVTAVVERGRMHSMTGVKSKELLIWVTISEIVISPSGSKIVFRTPAGLGRAFPVSAFQLSPPAPEGEAKAAEEAAAN; encoded by the coding sequence ATGGCTTCGCAGGCGATCGAGGAGCACCGGTCGGGCGCGGATGTGCACACGGAGCTGTGCGAGGCCAGGGCCCGCGAGTTCCTGGTGGAACTGGGCCTCCCCGACGGGCTCCTCCCTCTGCCGTCCCTCGTGGAGGTGGGCTACAACCGCGCCACCGGCTTCGTGTGGCTCCGCCAGGGCCAGTCCGGCGGCCTCACCCACACCTTCGACGCCATCGGCAAGCAGGTCTGGTACGCCCCCGAGGTGACGGCCGTGGTGGAGCGCGGCCGGATGCACAGCATGACCGGGGTCAAGAGCAAGGAGCTGCTCATCTGGGTCACCATCTCCGAGATCGTCATCAGCCCTTCCGGCTCCAAGATCGTCTTCCGCACCCCCGCCGGCCTCGGTCGGGCCTTCCCCGTCTCCGCCTTCCAGCTCAGCCCGCCGGCGCCCGAGGGCGAGGCCaaggccgccgaggaggccgccgccAACTGA